The genomic DNA GATGAAATAAGCCAAGCGCTGTTCGCCCAGGCTCCGGAAGTGGAGCGGATCACGAACTATGTGGGAACGGCCGCCCCTTACAATTTCAACGGGTTGGTGCGGCATTATTTCCTGCGGCAACGGCCGAACCAGGCGGACCTGGCCGTGAATCTTTTGGACAAGAAAGACCGAAAACGGCAGAGCCACGCGGTGGCCGCCTCTCTTCGACCTGTGGTCCAGGCCATTGCCGACCGTTACAACGCGCGTGTTCAAGTGGCGGAGATTCCACCGGGGCCGCCGGTGCTTTCGACGCTTGTTTTTGAAGTGTATGGCCCCGACAATGCCGCGCGTGACGCTTTTGCGCGGACACTGCAAAACTTTTTGCGCACGGCGGAGGATATCGTGGACGTGGACACGTATGTCCCATCGGTGGAACCGTTAGACTTGATTCGGGTGGACCGAGAAAAAGTCACCTTGAACGGCCTTTCCGCCCAGCACATTGCCCAGACGACGAGTTTGGCGTTGGGGGGGCAAACGTTGGGGCTCGCCTCCACGGGAGTGGATAAGGACCCGGTGGAAATCCGTTTGCGGCTTTCGTCAAAAGATCGAAAGGGATTGGATGCCCTGGGTAAAATTAATCTTCTTTCGCGGAACGGGACATTGATCCCCTTAGCGAAACTCACCAGCCGAGAACGGGTGGACCAGGATCCTCCTATTTATCACAAGAACCTGCAGCGGGTGAGCTACGTGATTGCGGATGTGGCGGGGAAACAGGAAAGCCCCGTCTACGCGATTCTGGATCTCCGGAAAAAAATTACAGATTTGGCGGAAAAATCCGGGTATGATGTGAAAGAATATTTCGCCTCTTCCCCTCGAAATTCTTTAGAGCGCGCGCTGAAGTGGGATGGGGAATGGCAAATCACCTATGAGGTCTTTCGTGATTTGGGATTAGCGTTTGCGTTCGCCCTGGTGTTGATTTATGTGCTGGTGGTGGGATGGTTTAAATCTTTTACCATCCCGTTGGTGGTGATGGTTCCGATCCCTCTCACGCTTGTGGGTATTCTCCCCGCGCACTGGGGTTTGGGGGCTTTCTTTACCGCGACCAGTATGATTGGATTTATCGCGGGGGCGGGAATTGTGGTCCGGAACTCCATTATTCTGGTGGATTTCATCCATTTGCGATTGGCTGAAGGGATGCCCCTGAAAGAGGCCGTGATTGACGCAGGTGCGGTGAGGTTTCGCCCCATGTTGTTGACCGCGGCAGCCGTGGTGGCGGGGGCGGGAGTCATTCTGTTTGACCCCATCTTCCAGGGTTTGGCCGTTGCTCTCATGGCCGGTGAAATCGCTTCGACCGTTCTCTCCCGAATGGCTGTACCAGTCCTCTATTACATGGTGGCCCGCCGAACAAAAACAAGCTGACCAAACAATATGGGGACGTACTCAGTTTATCAGTTTACGTAGTTCGTGATTTTTCTGGACGAGGGTCTCCCCTCGAATTTTGGCGATGGATGCGGATTGAACGGTCATTGCTGTCATCTGCCCCATGAATTGACAGGTTTGCCCTTTGTAATGGGTCCCCAAATAAATGAGGACCGCCTTTGCCTGGGAGACCGGGCCCCTGCGTCCTTTCTGTGTTAGGTCTTTCCTTGAAAGGTTATGCAATGCGGCCACCCGATCCAATAAATCTGTCACTGAAATGTTTTTAATGGGGCTGGGAGCCGCTCTCTTTTCAATTTTCTTGAGCACTGTTTCCACAAAACATCCGCTTCCCAAAATTCGTTCATCGGAAGCCTGGAGATCTTCTTTTTTCAGGCCAGCCCAATTCCCTGGCGACCGACCCAAGCTTCGTAACAATCCCCCTCCCATCAAATCAGCCCGTTGGCCAGTCCCCGCCCCTTCCGAAATAAAACCGCGGTAGGCGATTTGGGCTTTTTTCTGATGCCTGCCAAACTGCGACCAAACATCATGCACGCGTTGGAATGCCCTTGTTTCTAAACCCAGAAGAGCGCGATGGCCACTCCATGGAAAATTCTCGAGAGCTTCCAACGATTCAACGATCTTTCCACGAAGGGGGTTCAAATGAATGTAGCGAATTAATTCCATCAGGTAGGTCTCTTTTTCGCAGAGAATGGCTTTGTATCGGTTCTCAAAGAGGTGTCCAGCTCGGCGATGTCTTCTGTTAAAGAATACCGCATAGCCCGTCATCAACTGACGCATGAGCGGAGGCGTGCCCTCTTTGCCCACTTGGACCAAGAGGTGGAAATGGTTCGGCATCAAAACCCAGGCAAAACAAAGGCACCCGGAGTCGTTTAATGATTGATCAAGACGGTCGATAAACTCGCGATATTCGATGGGATCAATAAATAGGGTTCGACGTTCAATGCCTCGGGCCATAACGTGATAAAGGCCGCCTGGGACCACCAATCGGGGTTGACGTGGCATGATTGGATGCTATTCAATGCTCGACGCTATGTCAAGTAAACTGATAAACTGAGTACGTCCCCCATAATAAATGACATGAGGAGAACTTCTATGAGATACATAAAATTGATGATTGTGGCGATCCTGTGGGCGACAATCGTTGTCACGCCTGCGGCCGCGGCCGATTTTGACCAGAGTCATGGGACTTTGGAGCGGGTCTTAAGCCGTTTTGTTCGGGACGCTCGCGTGGATTACGCCGGCCTGAAGGCGAACCCAAAAGAGTTGGATTCCTACGCGAATTCCCTTTCTGCGGTGCCGGAAACCGAATTCCGCCGTTGGCCCGAAAAGGACCGCTTATCCTTCCTGATTAATTTATACAACGCTCAGACTCTTCGATTGATCATCCATCATTACCCGGTCAGGAGCATTAAGAAGATCGGAAGTATCCGTAGAGGGCCCTGGGACCAACCCGTGGTCCCCCTCTTTGGGCGGATGATCACCCTGGCTGAACTCGAGCACAAGATCATCCGGAAGGAATACCCGGACCCAAGAGCTCATTTTGCCTTAGTGTGCGCGGCAAAGGGGTGCCCGCCCTTGCGCGGAGAACCATACGTGGCCGACCGATTGGACGCGCAGTTGGAGGAGCAAGGGCGCCTGTTCATCTCCCAGCGGCAAAAAAACCGGTGGGAAGACGGCGTTCTTTTCCTTTCCCCCATCTTTGAATGGTTCAAAGAGGATTTCGTCAATAAATCGGGAAGTGTTACGGCTTTCGTCGCTCCCTATTTCCCCGAGCCGGCGCGGCGCGAAATATTAACGAGCGCGGTGAAGATCGAATTCACCGATTACGATTGGTCGTTGAACGACAATAATTAACCCGAAATCCTCAGTTGAATCACGGGGTTCGACAAAAAAAATCGGGCCTATTTCCTTCCCAAAAAAGTTTGTCCGTAGTGTCCGCGACCGCGCTAGCGGAAGTGCCGCGTGGGAGCGGCCTACGACCTGCACTTTTTTGTTCGTAAAGAAGCCCGCTTTTTTCGTCTCGCATAAGCGGCTCTGCTGCCTCAGGTGCCAGGCTCTCTGAGCCTAGCCGGCCCTCGCGCTCAACTGGGGATTCCGGGTTAATTCAAAACCGCTGGCCGCACGCGCACTGGCGGTTCTTTTGAATCGATCCGTTATACGGAGCCCCTCAAGCGGGTGGCGGGATCGAAAATGAAATCACATCTGATCCCCGTTGTTAAACGGGCGGTGGGAATGTGGATGCGGTGGACCAGGTAAACGAATTTAACCCACGAGAAAACCTGACCGTTCCCACGTTTCCCTGGGAGAGGAAAGTGGACCCCTCCCAGGTTTTGCGGGCCAAGACATTAGCGACGCAGGAGACCCGCCTTCGGCTATTGAGTGGTCGGTTTCTTCCTATTTCGCGGTGCGGAGCGAAAACAAACGTGTGACCATGAAGTAAGCGATGGGGATGGTTCCCCCGATCACGAAGACCATGTCGCCCAAGACCCGGGCCCACGTGGTGATTTGGAAGAAGGACGATTGGATGACGGCCTCACTTCGCGCATACCAGAACCCGTGTTGGATGCTCTGGACCAGTTGATAAATACCCGCGGGAAAAATGTTGAGCGCCAGCATCAACAGCAGGCCGATGTTGAGGGACCAGAAAGAGATCCCCCAGAGTTTGTCGTTCCAGCGATGGGGGACCACAATCAGCCGGCAACAAAACGCCAGCGCCGCAATCGCTAGGTTTCCATACACACCCATCAGGGCGCCGTGACCGTGGTTGGACGTTAAGTAGGTGGCGTGTTCGTAATAACTCACGATGGGAAGATTGATCAGAAACCCGAAAACGCCCGCGCCCAGGAAGTTCCAAAAACCCACGGCCATGAGGAACATGACGGTCCACTTGTGAGGAAATTCTTGGGGTGTGACCGCAAAGATGCTCTTGTTTTGCCGAAGCTTAATAAAGTTCCACGCTTCAAGCGTGAGCAGGCAGAGCGGAACCACTTCCATGGCGCTAAACACGGATCCCAGCGCCAAATTAATGGCGGGTTGGGCTGTCCAATAGTAATGGTGCGCTGTCCCAATCATCCCGCTGCCAAGATACAGAATGATGTCGAGGTAAACCACTCGGAGCGCCGCTTCTTTGGGGGCCAGGCCTAGAATGACAAAGATGTGGGCCACGACAATTGTTGTGAACAGTTCAAAGAATCCTTCCACCCACAGATGCACAATCCACCAGCGCCAAAAATCGGCCACCGCGAAGTTGGTGCCCGGTTTATACAGCATTCCGAACGAATACATGATGGGAATCGCGATAATGGAATACATCAACAGGTAAGGCATCCCCCCGCGGTCTTCCCCCTTCAGTGTGGGCTTGACCGCGCGGAAAACGATGACCGCCCAAAGCGCCATCCCCACGGTGAGGAGCATTTGCCAGAGCCGGCCCAGTTCCAAATATTCCCATCCCTGATGGCCCAGCCAAAACCAGGCTTTGCCAAGCAACCCTTTAATGCCCAACCACTCACCCACGATGCTTCCCACGGCGACCAGCACCACCGCACCGAAGAGAACGTGGACCAGGGCCGCCTGACCTTTGGGCTCGGTTTTGGACACCATGGGACCAACGAAGATCCCCGCCGCCAACCAGGCCGTGGCGATCCAGAAGATGGAAAGTTGAAGATGCCAACTGCGCGTAATCGTCAGGGGAAGAATTCCGCGAATATCAAACCCATACAAGCCAGCGCCTTCAACAAAGTAATGGGCCGTCAAAACTCCCATGAGTGTTTGGAACACAAACAAAAGAGCGACAACGAGAAAAAAGTTGTATGTGGCCCGTTGGCTGGGCGTGATGGTGATGTCTTCTATCGCGGGAATTTTTTCCAAGGGCATTTTTTCACTGCCCCAGCCCAAATAGTCAAACCGTCCAAAAAACATGAGCACGAGCCCGAGCGCGCCCAAAAGTGAAATCACGCTCAGGGCGCTCCACAGAATGACCGCTAAGGACGGACGGTTTCCGGCTTGTTCGTCCGGCGGCCAATTGTTGGTGTAGGAATACTCTTTCCCAGGACGCGGAGTGACGGCGGACCAGGCGCCCCAGGCAAAAAACGCTGTTAGATTGCGTCGGTCCATGGCGTCCGGAATGTAGTTGGCGGGGAGGGGAATGTCTTTGCCCCCCTCCTTGAAAACAGCGTTCGTGTTATTGACCAAGAGTTCAAAAGATTGGGCGTAGGCGGGAGTGATGGTGACCGCGCCCGTGGTTTCATCGTATCGGTTGGTTTTGAGTTCCTTAATAACGCGATCCGCCACGATTGCTTGATCGGTTTCAGAAAGGGAAGCAAATTGGGGGGCTCCCTTCTCCTGGGCGTAAACGTCGCGTAGGCCGAGCGTCAGTTTGTGTAGGGCCTCGGCTGAAAAATCAGGACCGCGGTAGCCACCATGGCCAAAAAAGGACCCGTAATCCATGAGCCCATATTTTTGGAAAACGTCTTGGCCGACCACAATGTCCTTGGCGGTGAAGAGGGTCTGCCCCTCGGTTGTGATCGCGTCAAAATAGGGGGGGGCGCCGGTGTAGGTGGTCCTTCCCATGAAAATGAGCCCACTGATTCCAATGATGACCGTGAGGATGGCCCCGTGTCTCCACCAGGGCGAAATGCCGAGAGGTTTCCGTTCGTTGGTCATTGAACTGAGCTCCTTTGCTCGAAAATATTGCCCCTTCGCGAATATTTTGAAAAGACATCAATTGTTTTCATCCGAAAGGGATTTTATTTTAGGGTTACCGGCAGGGGAAAAGTATGCGCTTGCGCAGGTTTAATGGCCCGCCGACCACTATAAAGCGCGACTTTAACTTGGTCGGCTTTAGGACATATCGATCAAATGGATGTTAACGATGTTCAAGGGGGTCCTTCCCATCTCATCGGCGGGTTGATTTTGTTAGTCGATGAGAAACGGTGAACTTTTCAAGGGAGGAACGGTCCATCAACGTGATGCGTTTCCAGCCGGTGCGGAGAATCCCTCGTCGGTTGAAGTCGGCGAGAACACGAATGGCGGTTTCGGGGATACAACCCACCAGTTCGGCGATGTCTTCCCGGCGGAGGCGTACTTCCGCGCCAGTTTCCGGCAAGAGAAGGGATAAGAGGTGAGCCACCCGGCGTTCCACGGGTTCCGTCGCCATAGCCCGCATGGTTTGGGCGTGGCGAAGGTGATCCCCCATCTCTTGGTGGACACTTTGAGCAAAGGCGCTGTGGGCCCGCATCAGTGAATCGAATGAAGATGCCGACATCGCTAGAACTTCTGAGTTTTGAAGGGCCACCACGGTCAAGGGGTAAGGACGTTTGTCTAAAAGCGCGATAACACCGCACAGGCGGCCGGGAAAGATGAGATCCATGGCGGAGACGATGGAACGAGGCGTATATTTCACCGCTTTTAACAGTCCCGATGCCACAAGGTAGGCGGCCCGTGGGGGATCTCCTTCATGGAAGAGGGCGGTGCCCCTGGTCAATTGTTTTCGAGGACACGTTTGAATGAAGCGGTTCCGTTCGGTGGCGGGGAGCTGGGCCAGGACCGGAAACTCAATCTCTTGGGATATTTTCAATGGATTCTAAAAATCTACCGGACTGCGAACGGCCCCGGCGCCTTGTTTCAACACGTGGGTGTAAATCATGGTGGTACTGACGTCTTTGTGGCCCAAAAGTTCTTGAACGGTGCGGATGTCGTAACCCGCTTCTAAAAGATGGGTGGCGAAACTATGACGAAGTGTATGAACACTGGCCGGTTTTGTTAGATTAGCGGCCCGAACCGCCTTTTTCATAGCGGTTTGGAGCGCTGTTTCATGGATATGATGCCGCGCCATGTTCCCACTTCGGGGGTCTTTTGAAATGCTTCGGGCGGGGAACACATATTGCCAACCCCATTCTTTGTTTGCGCTTGGATATTTTTCCGCCAGGGCATAGGGCAAA from Elusimicrobiota bacterium includes the following:
- a CDS encoding transposase translates to MPRQPRLVVPGGLYHVMARGIERRTLFIDPIEYREFIDRLDQSLNDSGCLCFAWVLMPNHFHLLVQVGKEGTPPLMRQLMTGYAVFFNRRHRRAGHLFENRYKAILCEKETYLMELIRYIHLNPLRGKIVESLEALENFPWSGHRALLGLETRAFQRVHDVWSQFGRHQKKAQIAYRGFISEGAGTGQRADLMGGGLLRSLGRSPGNWAGLKKEDLQASDERILGSGCFVETVLKKIEKRAAPSPIKNISVTDLLDRVAALHNLSRKDLTQKGRRGPVSQAKAVLIYLGTHYKGQTCQFMGQMTAMTVQSASIAKIRGETLVQKNHELRKLIN
- a CDS encoding DUF547 domain-containing protein is translated as MIVAILWATIVVTPAAAADFDQSHGTLERVLSRFVRDARVDYAGLKANPKELDSYANSLSAVPETEFRRWPEKDRLSFLINLYNAQTLRLIIHHYPVRSIKKIGSIRRGPWDQPVVPLFGRMITLAELEHKIIRKEYPDPRAHFALVCAAKGCPPLRGEPYVADRLDAQLEEQGRLFISQRQKNRWEDGVLFLSPIFEWFKEDFVNKSGSVTAFVAPYFPEPARREILTSAVKIEFTDYDWSLNDNN
- a CDS encoding nitric-oxide reductase large subunit, coding for MTNERKPLGISPWWRHGAILTVIIGISGLIFMGRTTYTGAPPYFDAITTEGQTLFTAKDIVVGQDVFQKYGLMDYGSFFGHGGYRGPDFSAEALHKLTLGLRDVYAQEKGAPQFASLSETDQAIVADRVIKELKTNRYDETTGAVTITPAYAQSFELLVNNTNAVFKEGGKDIPLPANYIPDAMDRRNLTAFFAWGAWSAVTPRPGKEYSYTNNWPPDEQAGNRPSLAVILWSALSVISLLGALGLVLMFFGRFDYLGWGSEKMPLEKIPAIEDITITPSQRATYNFFLVVALLFVFQTLMGVLTAHYFVEGAGLYGFDIRGILPLTITRSWHLQLSIFWIATAWLAAGIFVGPMVSKTEPKGQAALVHVLFGAVVLVAVGSIVGEWLGIKGLLGKAWFWLGHQGWEYLELGRLWQMLLTVGMALWAVIVFRAVKPTLKGEDRGGMPYLLMYSIIAIPIMYSFGMLYKPGTNFAVADFWRWWIVHLWVEGFFELFTTIVVAHIFVILGLAPKEAALRVVYLDIILYLGSGMIGTAHHYYWTAQPAINLALGSVFSAMEVVPLCLLTLEAWNFIKLRQNKSIFAVTPQEFPHKWTVMFLMAVGFWNFLGAGVFGFLINLPIVSYYEHATYLTSNHGHGALMGVYGNLAIAALAFCCRLIVVPHRWNDKLWGISFWSLNIGLLLMLALNIFPAGIYQLVQSIQHGFWYARSEAVIQSSFFQITTWARVLGDMVFVIGGTIPIAYFMVTRLFSLRTAK
- a CDS encoding Crp/Fnr family transcriptional regulator, with protein sequence MKISQEIEFPVLAQLPATERNRFIQTCPRKQLTRGTALFHEGDPPRAAYLVASGLLKAVKYTPRSIVSAMDLIFPGRLCGVIALLDKRPYPLTVVALQNSEVLAMSASSFDSLMRAHSAFAQSVHQEMGDHLRHAQTMRAMATEPVERRVAHLLSLLLPETGAEVRLRREDIAELVGCIPETAIRVLADFNRRGILRTGWKRITLMDRSSLEKFTVSHRLTKSTRR